The Streptomyces sp. NBC_00224 genome has a window encoding:
- a CDS encoding sugar phosphate isomerase/epimerase family protein → MELCLNRGAIAPQAPHHEVVRAAADRGFRQVEMSAPHWLTALDSDPGLHALIVSDALVPIHGSWGLRLGWDDDRFEAGLRHARVRMAAMASLGSRSGSLVLPRFAPGRTSISPAQLQDRIGRTGAQAARNGLDLVLEFIGVGSATDEGVRSLPEAVACAQGLGYNVGVLLDTYHWHASNGTLSQLAQIPPDMPLIVQISDALGLPRTQLTDAMRMLPGDGVIDWPPLLTALHERGYRGPLSIDAHTYLHGRSPTDAVLAAHRAGQALLTRHPLTAGAA, encoded by the coding sequence ATGGAGTTATGTCTGAACCGGGGGGCGATCGCCCCTCAGGCCCCGCACCACGAAGTGGTACGCGCAGCCGCTGACCGCGGGTTTCGTCAGGTGGAGATGTCCGCTCCGCACTGGCTCACAGCCCTGGACAGCGATCCGGGCCTGCACGCACTGATCGTTTCGGATGCGCTCGTCCCCATCCATGGCTCCTGGGGTCTGCGGCTGGGCTGGGACGATGACCGCTTCGAAGCCGGGCTGCGCCACGCGCGCGTGCGGATGGCGGCGATGGCCTCCCTCGGCAGCCGCAGCGGATCACTGGTCCTGCCCCGCTTCGCCCCTGGACGCACATCGATCAGCCCAGCTCAGCTCCAGGACCGCATCGGCCGCACCGGTGCCCAGGCCGCCCGCAACGGCCTCGACCTCGTCCTGGAATTCATCGGCGTGGGCAGCGCGACGGACGAAGGAGTGCGCAGCCTGCCGGAGGCGGTCGCCTGCGCCCAGGGCCTGGGCTACAACGTCGGCGTCCTCCTGGACACTTACCACTGGCACGCCAGCAACGGCACCCTGAGCCAACTCGCCCAGATCCCGCCGGACATGCCTTTGATCGTGCAGATCAGTGACGCCCTCGGCCTTCCCCGCACCCAGCTCACCGACGCCATGCGAATGCTGCCCGGCGACGGTGTCATCGACTGGCCGCCCTTGCTGACCGCGTTGCACGAGCGTGGCTATCGCGGCCCGCTGTCCATCGACGCGCACACGTACCTGCACGGCCGGTCCCCCACCGATGCGGTCCTCGCGGCCCACAGGGCGGGGCAAGCACTGCTCACGCGC